In Arachis hypogaea cultivar Tifrunner chromosome 2, arahy.Tifrunner.gnm2.J5K5, whole genome shotgun sequence, a genomic segment contains:
- the LOC112721132 gene encoding hydroquinone glucosyltransferase-like, with product MQLRDDFHVTFLIPTLGPPSPSTIAIINTLPSNIDFTFLPPVNIQDLHIQTHHPVPQMILAVRHTLPSLKDALASLSSRTNLVALVLDVFSLEVLHLAKEFNISFYVAFASGAATLSFVLFFPKFDESFSFKFESEPEFLDLKRTMAVPSCDYTSFKVKDLLDPILFRRSGEIYTLFFTFNDLKPEAMRALHNGSHPSRSIFLEQVNEIVFGLELSGHKFLWIVRVPNNIPSSGYVIGQKEDPIQYLPPVRPQGEEDGVVNREEIAKVVKRIMDHGNEEGLEMRKRTQELSYAAAAALSENGSSTKALSSLAHELLNKNVNSLSAKVSCMLTKNSCFIRCGNK from the exons ATGCAATTAAG agatGATTTCCATGTCACCTTCCTTATTCCCACTCTTGgtcctccttctccttccacCATCGCCATCATCAACACTCTCCCTTCAAACATTGACTTCACTTTTCTCCCTCCGGTCAACATTCAAGACCTTCATATTCAGACCCACCACCCCGTTCCCCAGATGATCCTCGCCGTTCGCCACACTCTCCCCTCTCTCAAAGACGCATTAGCTTCATTGAGTTCTCGAACTAACCTTGTTGCTTTAGTTCTTGACGTGTTCTCCCTCGAAGTACTTCATCTCGCTAAAGAGTTCAACATCTCTTTCTACGTTGCATTTGCCTCTGGCGCTGCAACACTCTCCTTCGTTCTTTTCTTTCCAAAGTTTGATGAAAGCTTTTCCTTCAAATTCGAATCTGAACCCGAGTTTCTTGACTTGAAACGAACAATGGCTGTTCCTAGTTGTGATTATACTTCTTTTAAGGTGAAGGACCTTTTAGATCCGATTTTGTTTCGTCGATCAGGTGAAATCTACACACTATTTTTTACCTTCAATGATTTGAAACCAGAGGCCATGAGAGCTTTACACAACGGTTCTCATCCTTCTCGTTCTATTTTTCTG GAACAAGTAAATGAGATAGTATTTGGATTGGAATTGAGTGGACACAAATTCTTGTGGATAGTGAGAGTCCCAAACAACATTCCGAGTTCCGGTTATGTTATTGGACAAAAGGAAGATCCAATTCAATACTTGCCACCAG TGAGGCCACAGGGTGAAGAGGATGGGGTTGTGAACAGAGAAGAAATTGCCAAAGTTGTGAAGAGAATCATGGACCACGGTAATGAAGAAGGGTTGGAAATGAGAAAGAGGACTCAAGAATTGAGttatgctgctgctgctgcacTCAGTGAAAATGGCTCTTCTACCAAGGCACTCTCTAGTCTTGCACATGAATTGCTGAACAAGAACGTTAACTCTTTAAGTGCCAAAGTTTCATGCATGTTGACAAAAAATAGTTGCTTCATCAGATGTGGTAACAAATAA